In one window of Neisseria subflava DNA:
- a CDS encoding FAD:protein FMN transferase produces MSFLPNSFYRPIIGCTVAIVSALTLSACQPEKQQTITLQGETMGTTYTVKYLSDGQDKLPSPAEIQKRIDDALKEVNRQMSTYQTDSEISQFNQLRTVNQAMPISQDFAYVTGEALRLNKLTHGALDVTVGPLVNLWGFGPQKEITHEPTVQEIQHASEMVGTDKLKLSQDGQQPTLVKTHPEVYLDLSSIAKGFGVDKTAAELEKLNIGNYLVEIGGELHGKGHNAQGNPWRIGIEQPNIVQGGATQITIPLNNKSLATSGDYRIFHVDKSGRRLSHIINPKTKQPISHNLASISVVAENATLADGLSTGLFVLGETEALKLAEQENLAVFLIIRTPQGGYHTEMSSAFKKLLN; encoded by the coding sequence ATGTCGTTTCTTCCCAATTCGTTTTACCGTCCAATAATCGGTTGTACCGTTGCCATCGTTTCTGCACTTACACTCTCTGCCTGCCAACCTGAAAAACAACAAACCATTACCCTGCAAGGCGAGACCATGGGCACGACCTATACCGTCAAATATCTTTCAGACGGCCAAGACAAACTCCCCTCCCCTGCCGAAATCCAAAAACGCATTGATGACGCGCTTAAAGAAGTCAATCGGCAAATGTCTACCTACCAGACCGATTCCGAAATCAGCCAATTCAACCAGTTACGCACCGTCAATCAGGCCATGCCCATTTCCCAAGACTTTGCCTATGTAACCGGCGAAGCCTTGCGTTTAAACAAACTGACGCACGGCGCACTGGACGTAACCGTCGGCCCTTTGGTCAACCTTTGGGGATTCGGCCCGCAAAAAGAAATCACACACGAACCGACTGTACAAGAAATCCAACATGCTTCAGAAATGGTCGGTACGGACAAACTCAAACTTTCCCAAGATGGGCAGCAGCCTACACTGGTGAAAACCCATCCCGAAGTCTATTTAGACCTATCCTCCATCGCCAAAGGCTTTGGCGTGGATAAAACCGCCGCCGAACTTGAAAAACTCAATATCGGCAATTATTTGGTAGAAATCGGAGGCGAGTTGCATGGCAAAGGCCACAATGCGCAAGGCAACCCTTGGCGTATCGGCATCGAGCAGCCCAATATTGTTCAAGGCGGTGCCACCCAAATCACTATTCCATTGAACAATAAATCACTGGCCACGTCCGGCGACTACCGCATTTTCCATGTCGATAAGTCAGGCCGCCGCCTTTCCCATATCATCAACCCTAAAACCAAACAACCCATCAGCCACAACCTTGCTTCCATCAGCGTAGTAGCTGAAAACGCCACACTTGCAGACGGCCTTTCAACCGGCTTATTCGTCCTCGGAGAAACCGAAGCACTTAAACTTGCCGAGCAAGAAAATCTCGCCGTTTTCCTTATCATCCGAACTCCGCAAGGCGGCTACCATACTGAAATGTCCAGCGCATTCAAAAAATTATTAAACTAA
- the nqrE gene encoding NADH:ubiquinone reductase (Na(+)-transporting) subunit E produces MEHYLSLFVKSVFLENMALSFFLGMCTFLAVSKKVSTAFGLGVAVTFVLGLSVPANQLVYSLLKDGALVEGVDLTFLKFITFIGVIAALVQILEMFLDKFVPALYNALGIYLPLITVNCAIFGAVSFMAQREYNFSESVVYGFGAGLGWLLAIVALAGITEKMKYSDVPKGLKGLGITFIAAGLMAMAFMSFSGIQL; encoded by the coding sequence ATGGAACATTACTTAAGCCTCTTTGTAAAATCCGTCTTTCTGGAAAACATGGCACTTTCCTTCTTCTTGGGGATGTGTACATTTTTGGCGGTATCTAAAAAAGTATCCACTGCATTCGGTTTGGGCGTGGCTGTAACTTTCGTACTCGGCCTGTCCGTCCCTGCCAACCAACTTGTTTACTCGCTATTGAAAGACGGAGCGCTGGTTGAAGGCGTGGACCTGACCTTCCTGAAATTCATCACCTTCATCGGCGTGATTGCCGCTTTGGTGCAGATTTTGGAAATGTTCTTGGACAAATTCGTCCCTGCCCTCTACAACGCATTGGGTATCTACCTGCCTCTGATTACCGTAAACTGCGCGATTTTCGGTGCCGTATCGTTTATGGCGCAACGCGAATACAACTTCAGCGAGTCCGTTGTATACGGTTTCGGTGCAGGTTTGGGCTGGCTTTTGGCCATTGTCGCTTTGGCGGGCATTACCGAAAAAATGAAATATTCGGATGTCCCTAAAGGCCTCAAAGGCTTGGGCATTACCTTTATCGCCGCTGGCCTGATGGCAATGGCGTTTATGTCGTTCTCCGGCATCCAGTTATAA
- the rpmG gene encoding 50S ribosomal protein L33, with protein sequence MRDKIKLESSAGTGHFYTTTKNKRTMPGKLEIKKFDPVARKHVIYKETKLK encoded by the coding sequence ATGCGCGATAAAATCAAACTGGAGTCCAGCGCTGGTACTGGTCACTTCTACACAACTACTAAAAACAAACGTACTATGCCTGGCAAACTGGAAATCAAAAAATTTGACCCAGTAGCCCGTAAACACGTTATTTACAAAGAAACTAAATTGAAATAA
- the brnQ gene encoding branched-chain amino acid transport system II carrier protein, with product MDSTTSHNKASLWAVGLMLFALFFGAGNLIFPAFLGQQAGDNWLSAMFGFLLTGAGLPLLGVIAVGYSGSRDVEALASRVAPWYGVTFATALYLAIGPLFAMPRTATVSFETAISPFIDESWKNIALAVFSLVFFGITYWLSISPGKLVDRIGKILTPVLLLSIAILVGYAAINPMGVPQAAQGDFATHPLVKGILEGYGTMDALASLVFAIIVIDAVRAMGVDNRADLLKTTTISGVLAASCLAVVYLFIGYMGATGVAGIGLQENGASVLSKTAQHYFGTAGIVLLGVMVLLACLSTAVGLITSCAEYFNRLCPGISYKTFVILNTVVSILLANKGLSAILQFSIPMLMLLYPLTIVIILLALTDKLFGGGRIVYFCTMMAALVVGLFDAYKAAFGFNADTTAAIERALPFYNIGLGWVVPSLACFILGCILNAALKKKA from the coding sequence ATGGATTCGACGACAAGTCATAACAAAGCTTCTTTATGGGCGGTAGGCTTAATGCTGTTTGCCCTGTTTTTTGGGGCGGGGAACCTGATTTTTCCTGCTTTTTTGGGACAGCAGGCCGGTGATAACTGGCTTTCGGCCATGTTTGGCTTTTTGCTGACGGGCGCGGGTTTGCCATTGTTGGGCGTGATTGCCGTCGGCTATTCTGGCTCGCGCGATGTGGAGGCATTGGCCTCCCGTGTTGCGCCTTGGTACGGCGTGACTTTTGCCACCGCGCTCTATCTGGCAATCGGACCTCTGTTTGCCATGCCGCGTACGGCGACAGTGTCTTTTGAAACCGCGATTTCCCCTTTTATTGATGAATCTTGGAAAAACATCGCATTGGCCGTATTCAGCCTGGTGTTTTTCGGCATTACTTATTGGCTGTCGATTTCTCCGGGGAAGCTGGTTGACCGTATCGGTAAAATCCTCACGCCTGTTTTGTTGTTATCAATTGCGATATTGGTCGGCTATGCCGCTATTAATCCGATGGGTGTGCCGCAGGCGGCGCAAGGCGATTTTGCTACTCATCCGTTGGTTAAAGGCATTTTGGAAGGCTACGGCACAATGGACGCGCTGGCTTCGCTGGTGTTTGCCATTATCGTCATCGATGCTGTTCGCGCCATGGGCGTGGACAACCGTGCAGACTTGCTGAAGACCACGACGATTTCCGGTGTGTTGGCGGCTTCTTGTTTGGCAGTGGTTTACCTGTTTATCGGTTATATGGGCGCGACAGGTGTGGCCGGTATCGGCTTGCAGGAAAACGGCGCGTCGGTTTTGTCTAAAACTGCACAGCACTATTTCGGTACGGCCGGTATTGTGTTGCTTGGTGTCATGGTGCTGCTTGCCTGTCTGAGTACGGCGGTTGGCTTGATTACTTCATGCGCCGAATATTTCAATCGTCTCTGCCCGGGCATTTCTTATAAAACCTTTGTGATACTGAATACGGTGGTGTCTATCCTGTTGGCCAACAAAGGCCTGTCAGCGATTTTGCAGTTTTCCATCCCTATGTTGATGCTGTTGTATCCGCTGACCATCGTCATCATTCTGCTGGCTTTGACGGATAAATTGTTTGGCGGCGGCCGTATTGTCTATTTCTGCACCATGATGGCGGCCCTTGTGGTCGGTTTATTCGACGCCTATAAGGCCGCGTTTGGATTTAATGCTGACACCACTGCTGCCATCGAGCGCGCATTGCCGTTTTACAATATCGGTTTAGGGTGGGTTGTTCCCTCTTTAGCCTGCTTTATACTCGGCTGCATTTTGAATGCGGCGTTGAAGAAAAAAGCATGA
- the nqrM gene encoding (Na+)-NQR maturation NqrM, with amino-acid sequence MKTLLLTFGIFILVILGMAVGYIFSKRTIKGSCGGISSLGMKKMCDCDTPCDTLQKELDKKQHSDNQDIKVDH; translated from the coding sequence ATGAAAACCCTCCTCCTTACTTTCGGTATCTTTATCCTTGTCATCCTCGGCATGGCAGTCGGCTATATTTTCTCCAAACGCACCATCAAAGGCAGCTGCGGCGGCATTTCCTCTCTCGGTATGAAGAAAATGTGCGATTGCGATACGCCATGCGATACCTTGCAAAAAGAGCTGGATAAAAAACAACATTCCGACAATCAAGACATCAAGGTCGATCATTAA
- the nqrF gene encoding NADH:ubiquinone reductase (Na(+)-transporting) subunit F: MEIILGIVMFTVIVLVLALMILFAKSKLVSEGDITIKVNNEKELTMPAGGKLLGALASQGIFVPSACGGGGSCGQCRVVVKSGGGDILPTELSHISKREAREGCRLSCQVNVKTDMDIEVPEEVFGVKKWECTVISNDNKATFIKELKLAIPEGEEVPFRAGGYIQIEAPPHTVAYKDFDIPKEYHEDWDKYNLWQYVSTVDEPILRAYSMASYPEEKGIIMLNVRIATPPPRVPDAPPGQMSSYIWSLKPGDKVTISGPFGEFFAKDTDAEMVFIGGGAGMAPMRSHIFDQLKRLNSKRKITFWYGARSKREMFYVEDFDQLAAEFPNFTWHVALSDPLPEDNWDGYTGFIHNVVYENHLKNHEAPEDCEFYMCGPPIMNQSVIKMLKDLGVEDENILLDDFGG; the protein is encoded by the coding sequence ATGGAGATTATTTTAGGTATCGTGATGTTTACCGTCATCGTCTTGGTTTTGGCACTGATGATTCTGTTTGCCAAATCCAAGTTGGTGAGCGAAGGCGACATCACCATCAAAGTCAATAACGAAAAAGAGCTGACGATGCCTGCCGGCGGCAAACTGCTGGGTGCGCTTGCCAGCCAAGGCATCTTCGTTCCTTCCGCCTGCGGTGGCGGCGGCTCATGCGGCCAGTGCCGCGTTGTCGTGAAAAGTGGCGGCGGCGACATTCTGCCGACCGAGTTGTCCCACATCAGCAAACGCGAAGCGCGCGAAGGCTGCCGTCTGTCTTGTCAGGTCAACGTTAAAACCGACATGGATATCGAAGTACCGGAAGAAGTATTCGGCGTGAAAAAATGGGAATGCACCGTCATCTCCAATGACAACAAAGCCACGTTCATTAAAGAACTCAAGCTTGCCATTCCTGAAGGCGAAGAAGTTCCTTTCCGCGCCGGCGGCTACATTCAAATTGAAGCCCCACCTCACACTGTTGCCTACAAAGACTTCGACATTCCTAAGGAATACCATGAAGACTGGGACAAATACAATCTGTGGCAATACGTTTCCACAGTGGACGAGCCGATTTTGCGTGCCTACTCCATGGCTTCATACCCTGAAGAAAAAGGCATCATCATGCTGAACGTGCGTATCGCCACGCCGCCTCCGCGCGTCCCCGATGCGCCTCCGGGACAAATGTCGTCTTACATCTGGTCGCTCAAACCCGGCGATAAAGTAACCATCTCCGGTCCGTTCGGCGAATTCTTCGCCAAAGACACCGATGCCGAAATGGTATTCATCGGCGGTGGTGCGGGTATGGCTCCGATGCGTTCCCACATTTTCGACCAGCTGAAACGTTTGAATTCCAAACGTAAGATTACCTTCTGGTATGGTGCCCGTTCTAAACGCGAGATGTTCTATGTCGAAGACTTCGACCAACTTGCAGCAGAATTCCCGAACTTCACATGGCACGTCGCCCTGTCCGACCCATTACCTGAAGACAACTGGGACGGTTACACAGGCTTCATTCACAACGTGGTTTACGAAAACCACCTGAAAAACCACGAAGCACCGGAAGACTGCGAATTCTACATGTGCGGCCCTCCGATCATGAACCAGTCCGTGATCAAAATGCTCAAAGACTTGGGCGTGGAAGACGAAAACATCCTCTTGGACGATTTCGGCGGCTAA
- a CDS encoding NADH:ubiquinone reductase (Na(+)-transporting) subunit B yields MGLKHFLEKIEPHFLPGGKHEKWYALYEAAATIFYTSGAVTRKAAHVRDALDSKRMMILVWLALFPAMFYGMYNVGAQAFGALTPDLLQQSIANDWHYALANALGINMSSEAGVLGKMLFGAIYFLPIYATVFIVGGFWEVLFATVRKHEINEGFFVTSILFALIVPPTLPLWQAALGITFGVVVAKEVFGGTGKNFMNPALAGRAFLFFAYPANITGDTVWTAVDGYSGATALAQWAAHGSEGLKNAVTNQPITWMDAFIGNLPGSIGEVSTLALLIGGAFIVFARIASWRIIAGVMIGMIAMSSLFNVIGSDTNPMFSMPWYWHLVVGGFAIGMLFMATDPVSASFTNVGKWWYGALIGVMCVLIRVVNPAYPEGMMLAILFANLFAPIFDYFVAQANIKRRKARSNG; encoded by the coding sequence ATGGGCTTGAAACATTTTCTAGAAAAAATCGAACCGCACTTCCTGCCGGGCGGCAAACATGAAAAATGGTATGCCCTCTATGAAGCTGCGGCGACGATTTTCTACACATCCGGTGCGGTAACGCGCAAAGCGGCACACGTCCGCGATGCGCTGGATTCCAAACGCATGATGATTTTGGTGTGGCTGGCTTTGTTCCCCGCCATGTTTTACGGTATGTACAACGTCGGCGCGCAGGCATTCGGTGCGCTGACGCCTGATTTGCTGCAACAAAGCATCGCCAACGACTGGCATTACGCCCTTGCCAACGCTTTGGGCATCAATATGTCGTCTGAAGCGGGCGTGTTGGGCAAAATGCTGTTCGGCGCGATTTACTTCCTGCCGATTTACGCGACCGTATTTATCGTCGGCGGTTTCTGGGAAGTCTTGTTTGCCACCGTACGCAAACACGAAATCAACGAAGGTTTCTTCGTGACTTCGATTCTGTTTGCCTTAATCGTTCCGCCTACGCTGCCGCTGTGGCAGGCTGCCTTGGGTATTACCTTCGGCGTGGTGGTTGCGAAAGAGGTGTTCGGCGGCACTGGTAAAAACTTTATGAACCCCGCGCTGGCAGGTCGTGCCTTCTTGTTCTTCGCCTATCCTGCGAATATTACCGGCGACACCGTTTGGACGGCGGTTGACGGCTATTCCGGCGCAACCGCGCTGGCGCAATGGGCGGCACACGGTTCAGAAGGTCTGAAAAATGCCGTTACCAATCAACCGATCACTTGGATGGATGCGTTTATCGGCAACTTGCCGGGTTCCATCGGCGAAGTATCCACTTTGGCGCTTTTAATTGGCGGCGCGTTTATCGTGTTTGCCCGCATCGCTTCTTGGCGCATTATTGCCGGCGTGATGATCGGTATGATTGCCATGTCTTCGCTGTTTAACGTCATCGGTTCAGACACTAACCCGATGTTCAGCATGCCTTGGTACTGGCATCTGGTTGTCGGCGGCTTCGCCATCGGTATGCTATTTATGGCGACCGACCCTGTTTCCGCTTCATTTACCAATGTCGGCAAATGGTGGTACGGCGCGCTAATCGGCGTGATGTGCGTGTTAATCCGCGTGGTCAATCCGGCTTACCCCGAAGGCATGATGTTGGCGATTCTGTTTGCCAACCTGTTTGCCCCGATTTTCGACTATTTCGTCGCACAAGCGAACATCAAACGCAGAAAGGCGCGCAGCAATGGCTAA
- a CDS encoding Na(+)-translocating NADH-quinone reductase subunit C: protein MAKKFDKDSFSGTLIVVLVVSLICSIIVAGAVVGLKPIQEKQKLQDKQGYILSVAGLMDKNTDISKTFAERIEQRVVDLATGEYVADAPKDFSARVAGKDPAQSIQIKPEDDLAGIKSRAKYTEVYLVKGEDGKVSQIILPMHGNGLWSVMYGFVAIQPDGNTINGITYYDQGETPGLGGEIGNPLWQKKFVGKKLFDEQGKFALHVGKGASSDKEHGVDALSGASLTSKGVQGSFDYWFGENGYIPYLNKLKSAGAQ from the coding sequence ATGGCTAAGAAATTCGATAAAGACAGCTTCAGCGGCACGCTGATTGTGGTATTGGTTGTCAGCCTGATTTGTTCCATCATCGTTGCTGGTGCGGTCGTCGGCTTGAAACCTATCCAAGAGAAACAAAAACTCCAAGACAAACAAGGCTATATCTTAAGCGTAGCCGGTTTGATGGATAAAAACACCGACATCAGCAAAACCTTTGCCGAACGTATCGAGCAACGTGTCGTGGACTTGGCTACCGGCGAATACGTCGCCGATGCGCCTAAAGACTTCAGCGCACGCGTTGCCGGCAAAGACCCTGCCCAAAGCATCCAAATCAAACCTGAAGACGATTTGGCAGGCATCAAAAGCCGTGCCAAATACACTGAGGTTTACTTGGTAAAAGGCGAAGACGGCAAAGTCAGCCAAATCATCCTGCCTATGCACGGCAACGGTTTGTGGTCTGTCATGTACGGTTTTGTCGCCATTCAACCTGACGGCAACACCATCAACGGCATTACCTACTACGACCAAGGTGAAACTCCGGGTTTGGGCGGCGAAATCGGCAACCCTCTGTGGCAAAAAAAATTCGTCGGCAAAAAACTGTTTGACGAACAAGGCAAATTTGCCCTGCACGTCGGCAAAGGCGCAAGCTCAGACAAAGAACACGGCGTAGATGCCCTCTCCGGCGCATCGCTGACGTCTAAAGGTGTGCAAGGTTCGTTCGACTACTGGTTCGGCGAAAACGGCTATATCCCCTACCTGAACAAATTGAAATCAGCAGGAGCACAATAA
- the rpmB gene encoding 50S ribosomal protein L28: MARVCKVTGKRPMSGNNVSHANNKTKRRFLPNLQSRRFWVESENRWVRLRVSNAALRTIDKVGIDVVLADLRARGEA; encoded by the coding sequence ATGGCACGAGTTTGCAAAGTGACCGGTAAGCGCCCGATGTCTGGCAATAACGTATCACACGCCAACAACAAAACCAAACGTCGTTTTTTGCCTAACTTGCAATCACGTCGTTTCTGGGTAGAAAGTGAAAACCGCTGGGTTCGCCTGCGCGTTTCTAACGCTGCATTGCGCACCATCGATAAAGTAGGCATTGATGTCGTATTGGCTGATTTGCGTGCTCGCGGCGAAGCTTAA
- a CDS encoding NADH:ubiquinone reductase (Na(+)-transporting) subunit D, which yields MADMKRLKHLMFSPFIDNNPIALQVLGICSALAVTTKLQTAIVMGISVALVTGFSSFFISLVRNYIPNSIRIIVQMAIVASLVTLVDQLLQAFAYELSKQLSVFVGLIITNCIVMGRAEAFAMKEPPLESLVDGIGNGAGYGMMLIIIATIRELIGSGKLFGYTIFQTVQDGGWYQTNGLFLLAPSAFFIIGFLVWGLRTWKPEQAEK from the coding sequence ATGGCTGACATGAAACGCTTGAAACATTTGATGTTTTCACCCTTTATCGACAACAACCCGATTGCTTTGCAGGTTTTGGGTATTTGTTCGGCTTTGGCAGTTACCACCAAACTTCAGACGGCCATCGTAATGGGTATTTCCGTAGCTTTGGTAACCGGTTTTTCCAGCTTCTTCATCTCATTGGTACGCAACTACATCCCTAATAGCATCCGTATTATTGTGCAAATGGCGATTGTTGCTTCCTTGGTAACGCTGGTTGACCAACTGCTCCAAGCCTTTGCTTATGAGCTGTCCAAGCAGCTGTCCGTATTCGTCGGCCTGATTATTACCAACTGTATCGTAATGGGCCGCGCCGAAGCATTCGCCATGAAAGAGCCTCCTTTGGAAAGCTTGGTTGACGGTATCGGCAACGGCGCAGGTTACGGCATGATGCTGATCATCATCGCAACCATCCGCGAACTGATCGGCTCAGGCAAGCTTTTTGGCTACACCATTTTCCAAACCGTACAAGATGGCGGCTGGTATCAAACCAACGGCTTGTTTCTGCTCGCACCTAGCGCGTTCTTCATCATCGGCTTCTTGGTATGGGGTCTGCGCACTTGGAAACCTGAACAGGCGGAGAAATAA